A part of Myxococcus landrumus genomic DNA contains:
- a CDS encoding tetratricopeptide repeat protein, giving the protein MQPQPTNWLPGIIVLAIAFVAAAAWLLFMRRKGSLAAPEPKDGVLDDLSQRAQSLIDQLRTLEADKHNLAAEQYAAEKSRLEREAAGALRAKDEHLKRKAASPDAPARQVQAPAPTGWSARNPQLSGALWGAGIVLFFGGLGYLLVSEQQTRTDGQEATGRVPPGAAAQQQQQGAMQMQEEAELTEARARLEANPSDLESASLLSHELIRRQQFEEAALVTAKALAVDPFHVELRVHRGVLRATRGDLEGAEAELTELVNTWPDAQEALIFLGSLALRRDDKVKALEHFERFSVEVPRTMQPPQLGPAIAQLRAEIGNVP; this is encoded by the coding sequence ATGCAGCCACAGCCGACCAACTGGCTCCCCGGAATCATCGTCCTCGCCATCGCCTTCGTCGCCGCCGCGGCCTGGCTCCTCTTCATGCGCCGCAAGGGCTCCCTCGCCGCCCCCGAGCCCAAGGACGGAGTGCTCGACGACCTCAGCCAGCGCGCCCAGTCGCTCATCGATCAGCTGCGCACGCTCGAGGCCGACAAGCACAACCTCGCGGCCGAGCAGTACGCCGCCGAGAAGTCCCGCCTGGAGCGCGAAGCCGCTGGTGCCCTGCGCGCCAAGGACGAGCACCTGAAGCGCAAGGCCGCCAGCCCGGACGCCCCCGCGCGTCAGGTCCAGGCCCCCGCCCCCACCGGCTGGTCCGCGCGCAACCCCCAGCTCTCGGGCGCCCTCTGGGGTGCCGGCATCGTCTTGTTCTTCGGCGGCCTGGGCTACCTGCTCGTCTCCGAGCAGCAGACGCGCACCGACGGCCAGGAGGCCACCGGACGCGTGCCCCCGGGCGCCGCCGCCCAGCAGCAACAGCAAGGCGCCATGCAGATGCAGGAGGAGGCGGAGCTCACCGAGGCCCGCGCCCGCCTGGAGGCCAACCCCTCCGACCTCGAGTCCGCGTCCCTGCTCAGCCACGAGCTCATCCGCCGCCAGCAGTTCGAGGAGGCCGCGCTCGTCACGGCCAAGGCCCTGGCCGTGGACCCGTTCCACGTCGAGCTGCGCGTCCACCGGGGCGTCCTGCGCGCCACGCGCGGTGACCTGGAAGGCGCCGAGGCCGAGCTGACCGAGCTGGTCAACACCTGGCCCGATGCCCAGGAGGCCCTCATCTTCCTCGGCAGCCTCGCGCTGCGCCGCGACGACAAGGTCAAGGCGCTCGAGCACTTCGAGCGCTTCTCCGTCGAGGTGCCTCGCACCATGCAGCCCCCGCAGCTCGGACCGGCCATCGCCCAGCTCCGCGCTGAAATCGGAAACGTCCCCTGA
- a CDS encoding GNAT family N-acetyltransferase produces the protein MIHEDELKQGPRIGPRLDVSAVGTVSAMAGMRAEWDALLDASGAGPFNAWEWLYPWCRRIAPERRPLVLTARDAAGTLMGLLPLGLETRLVMGVPVRRLGFLGESHVGSDYLDVVARRGAERAVAASFARILASLRESWDVLDLTDLREDSPTVDVLRSVFSEQDVQLSERYVCPYEVLERRGSFDEFLKRTGRRDNYLRRRKWLERQEGYRIERAESPEALAGPMTDFFRLHSARWAVDGGSQGIKGTGVEAFHRDATQLLAERERLRLYTMKVGGRAVASVYGIVHGDSFIYFQSGYDPEWSHRSVGLVLVGETFKDALESGLTEYDFLRGTESYKSDWVTKQRRTVSVRVHAGSWAGNWFTRAEELARKGRNAAKQVLPSTWVEKVRRLRRRRAAIH, from the coding sequence GTGATTCACGAGGATGAGCTGAAGCAGGGGCCGCGAATCGGACCGCGGCTGGATGTGAGCGCCGTGGGCACGGTGTCCGCGATGGCCGGGATGCGCGCCGAATGGGACGCGCTGCTCGACGCGAGTGGCGCGGGGCCCTTCAATGCGTGGGAGTGGTTGTACCCCTGGTGCCGGCGAATCGCCCCGGAGCGCAGACCGCTGGTCCTGACCGCGCGCGACGCCGCGGGGACGTTGATGGGGCTCTTGCCGCTGGGGTTGGAGACGCGGCTGGTGATGGGCGTTCCGGTGCGGCGCCTGGGCTTCCTGGGCGAGTCGCATGTGGGGAGCGACTACCTGGATGTCGTGGCGCGGCGGGGCGCGGAGCGGGCCGTGGCGGCGTCCTTCGCTCGAATCCTCGCGTCGCTCCGCGAGTCCTGGGACGTGCTGGACCTGACGGACCTGCGCGAGGACTCGCCGACGGTGGATGTGCTGCGCTCGGTCTTCTCGGAGCAGGACGTCCAGTTGTCGGAGCGGTACGTGTGCCCCTACGAGGTGCTGGAGCGGCGCGGTTCGTTCGACGAGTTCCTCAAGCGCACGGGGCGGCGTGACAACTACCTCCGGCGGCGCAAGTGGTTGGAGCGGCAGGAGGGCTACCGCATCGAGCGCGCCGAGTCACCGGAGGCGCTGGCCGGGCCGATGACGGACTTCTTCCGGCTGCACTCCGCGCGGTGGGCGGTGGACGGGGGCTCGCAAGGCATCAAGGGGACGGGCGTGGAGGCCTTCCACCGGGATGCGACCCAGCTGCTCGCCGAGCGCGAACGGCTGCGGCTGTACACGATGAAGGTGGGCGGGCGCGCCGTGGCCTCCGTGTATGGCATTGTCCACGGGGACTCGTTCATCTACTTCCAGTCCGGTTACGACCCGGAGTGGAGCCACCGCAGCGTGGGATTGGTATTGGTGGGGGAGACCTTCAAGGACGCGCTGGAGTCCGGGCTCACCGAGTACGACTTCCTGAGAGGCACCGAGTCCTACAAGTCGGACTGGGTGACGAAGCAGCGCCGCACGGTGTCCGTGCGGGTTCACGCGGGCTCGTGGGCGGGGAACTGGTTCACCCGCGCGGAGGAGCTGGCGCGCAAGGGGCGCAACGCGGCGAAGCAGGTGTTGCCCAGCACCTGGGTGGAGAAGGTCCGGCGCCTGCGACGGCGCCGGGCGGCGATTCACTGA
- a CDS encoding serine hydrolase domain-containing protein, which translates to MTKRWMCVRVVLGLALVLGVSPALAAGRKESIDKLASKYLEYGQFNGTVLVADAQGVILKKAYGMANFEWKVPATPDTKFRIGSITKQFTSMVIMQLVAEGKLRLEDPLGKLLPEYRQDTGARVTLTHLLNHTSGIPSFTKHPDFGAKVSRNPFTSAELIKQYLSGDLEFEPGTKYAYNNSGYYLLGAIIERVTGKSYAQALQERIFDPVGMKSTGYDVSAEVVAKRASGYESTPEGIRNAPFIDMGIPSAAGALYSTVEDLYLWDRALFTDKLLSPEHKQRMFTPGLSGYAFGWQHHDLKLDDGKTGIKLLGHGGGIEGFTTLILRVPETKEVVILLANNSRSNVDGLATGIWSILRGVQPTPVRRSITEPMVAALAKGTIGDAITTYRTLKAQKPDEYKLSPGELNSFGYQLLRKKQLEDAIEIFKLNVEMFPRDGNVHDSLGEAYLARGDKALAIESYRRSLEFDPGNSNAVRVLKELEQPAPKAP; encoded by the coding sequence ATGACGAAGAGGTGGATGTGCGTTCGAGTCGTGTTGGGGCTGGCGCTGGTGCTCGGGGTCTCCCCGGCCCTGGCGGCGGGCAGGAAGGAGTCGATTGACAAGCTCGCGTCCAAGTACCTCGAGTACGGCCAGTTCAACGGGACGGTGCTCGTCGCGGACGCCCAGGGCGTCATCCTGAAGAAGGCCTACGGGATGGCGAACTTCGAGTGGAAGGTTCCCGCCACGCCGGACACGAAGTTCCGCATCGGCTCCATCACCAAGCAGTTCACGTCCATGGTCATCATGCAACTGGTGGCCGAGGGCAAGCTCCGGCTGGAGGACCCGCTGGGCAAGCTGCTCCCCGAGTACCGCCAGGACACGGGCGCTCGCGTCACGCTGACGCACCTGCTGAACCACACCTCGGGCATCCCGAGCTTCACCAAACACCCCGACTTCGGCGCGAAGGTCTCGCGCAATCCCTTCACTTCCGCGGAGCTCATCAAGCAGTACCTCAGCGGCGACCTCGAGTTCGAGCCGGGGACGAAGTACGCCTACAACAACTCGGGTTACTACTTGCTGGGCGCCATCATCGAGCGGGTGACGGGCAAGTCGTATGCGCAAGCGCTCCAGGAGCGCATCTTCGACCCGGTGGGGATGAAGAGCACGGGCTACGACGTGAGCGCGGAGGTGGTTGCGAAGCGCGCGAGCGGCTACGAGTCCACTCCCGAGGGGATTCGCAACGCACCCTTCATCGACATGGGCATTCCGTCCGCGGCCGGGGCGCTGTACTCGACGGTGGAGGACCTCTACCTGTGGGACCGGGCGCTCTTCACGGACAAGCTGCTGTCGCCCGAGCACAAGCAGCGGATGTTCACCCCGGGCCTGTCCGGTTACGCGTTTGGATGGCAGCACCACGATTTGAAGCTGGATGATGGCAAGACGGGCATCAAGCTCCTGGGACATGGAGGGGGAATCGAAGGGTTCACCACCCTCATCCTGCGCGTGCCGGAGACGAAGGAGGTCGTCATCCTCCTGGCGAACAACTCCCGGTCCAACGTGGACGGGTTGGCGACCGGCATCTGGAGCATCCTCCGGGGCGTCCAGCCGACGCCCGTCCGCAGGTCCATCACCGAGCCCATGGTCGCGGCGCTCGCGAAGGGAACCATCGGCGACGCCATCACCACATACCGCACCCTCAAGGCGCAGAAGCCGGACGAGTACAAGCTCTCGCCGGGCGAGCTGAACAGCTTCGGCTATCAGCTCCTGAGGAAGAAGCAGCTCGAGGACGCCATCGAGATCTTCAAGCTCAACGTGGAGATGTTCCCCCGGGATGGGAACGTGCACGACAGCCTGGGCGAGGCGTATCTGGCCAGAGGGGACAAGGCGCTGGCCATCGAGAGCTATCGCCGCTCGTTGGAGTTCGACCCGGGCAACTCCAACGCGGTGCGAGTCCTCAAGGAGCTCGAGCAGCCCGCGCCCAAGGCGCCTTGA
- a CDS encoding cytochrome c-type biogenesis protein, which produces MTAALLSLTLAFGLVTGQFAPQQAASDPLAPELEVRVQKLGKTLRCAVCQGLSISDSPSSMARAQLDMVRELVSEGKSDPEVVEFFVARYGEWVLLEPKAEGFNWFVWLGPVALLVVGGFVIWRQLQHAPPTEPAAAQATPSAPPTGPSAADDADPYLQAVRRELER; this is translated from the coding sequence ATGACCGCCGCCCTGCTGTCCCTGACCCTCGCTTTCGGCCTCGTCACCGGCCAGTTCGCGCCCCAGCAGGCCGCGAGCGACCCGCTCGCCCCGGAGCTGGAGGTGCGCGTCCAGAAGCTCGGCAAGACGCTGCGCTGCGCCGTCTGCCAGGGCCTCTCCATCTCCGACAGCCCGTCCTCCATGGCCCGCGCCCAGCTCGACATGGTCCGGGAGCTCGTCTCCGAGGGAAAGAGCGACCCCGAGGTCGTCGAGTTCTTCGTCGCCCGCTACGGCGAGTGGGTCCTCCTGGAGCCCAAGGCCGAGGGCTTCAACTGGTTCGTCTGGCTGGGCCCCGTCGCCCTCCTCGTCGTCGGCGGCTTCGTCATCTGGCGACAGCTCCAGCACGCGCCTCCCACCGAGCCCGCCGCCGCCCAGGCCACCCCTTCCGCCCCTCCCACGGGCCCCTCCGCGGCGGATGACGCCGACCCCTACCTCCAGGCCGTGCGCCGGGAGCTGGAGCGCTAA